The following proteins come from a genomic window of Myroides odoratus DSM 2801:
- a CDS encoding S41 family peptidase: MLKQTISLLTLALTSMVWGQNKVHFTSTPSLSPDGKTTYFSFDGDLWQVPTSGGEALRLTALPGNETNPRVSPDGKWLAFSSDQYGNKDIFLMPLTGGPIQQLTYHQAADEMESWSWDSETIYFTSNAYNNYASFSISKNGGTPTPLFTNYFNNTNGLVETPAGEYLFTNSTESSNQVTRKRYKGENNPDILGYNPTNQSFKSYTDYNGKDFNPTVDRQGNIYFISDENNGHYNLYTFRNGKKTALTEFTSSIKKPFVSADGSQVIFEKDYQLFVFDTKLNQVRSLDITLNTNKSIAKEQTFKVEDNISFFDLSPDGKKLAFVSRGVLFVSDIEGKFIQSITMGTERVMEVKWLKDNQTLLFSQTYNGYQNWFKIAANGKGKAEQLTHDTRNNRDLTFNQELTQAVYTSGRDEIRLLDLQTFTSKTIVKDEIWAFQSAPPSFSPDGAYVLFTAKRNFEDDIFIHNIKKNETINLTNTGVSETNPVWSPSGKYIYFTSDRLNPSYPMGMQNASIYRLALDWYAEPFKSDEFDQLFVVKKEEKVESKKGKTKAAETPKPAVVVSINTQDVLDRIELVSDKFGNQYTPAVFQEDKKEYVYYSTNQENGKYTLYRKIYEQFEDAKTEKVWNKSVSQLQRKDKTLYALSGSNIYKFALEKGTPEKINISYSFTKNLAEEFSQMFDETWAGVEENFYDETFHGLDWKATKTYFASYIPYLNSRNDLRILLNDMLGELGSSHLGFTSTGEEEKTRLQYNTVETGVIFSASNPYEVARVLRKSPAATKDITLQQGDILTHVNGQKVDSTKNRDAYFTFAPTQEEIELTFLRGTKEVTVKLHPISFTAQKGLLYDEWIYQNKQRVNEWSTNRIAYSYMKNMGSTELDSFLLDMVEQEHHKEGVILDLRFNTGGNVHDKVLNFLAQRPYLQWKYREGKLTMQSNFSPSGKPIVLLINEFSLSDAEMTAAGFKALKLGKIIGQETYRWIIFTSGKSLVDNSFYRLPSWGTYTLEGDNLEKTGVAPDIYVKNTFMDRLQEKDPQLERAVQEILQDLNPKK, from the coding sequence ATGCTTAAACAGACTATTTCTCTTCTAACCTTAGCCTTGACTTCCATGGTCTGGGGTCAAAATAAAGTGCACTTCACCTCTACTCCTTCGCTAAGTCCAGATGGAAAAACCACCTACTTTAGTTTTGATGGAGATCTTTGGCAAGTGCCCACATCAGGTGGAGAAGCTTTAAGACTCACTGCCCTACCGGGTAATGAAACCAATCCGCGTGTTTCCCCAGATGGAAAATGGCTGGCTTTTAGTTCAGATCAATATGGCAATAAGGATATTTTTTTGATGCCTTTAACTGGTGGTCCTATTCAACAATTAACCTATCACCAAGCAGCAGATGAAATGGAAAGCTGGAGTTGGGACAGTGAAACAATCTATTTTACGAGTAATGCGTATAACAACTATGCTTCTTTTTCCATCAGCAAAAATGGAGGAACTCCTACTCCACTCTTCACCAACTACTTCAACAACACCAATGGATTAGTTGAAACACCAGCGGGTGAATACTTGTTTACCAATTCAACTGAAAGCTCAAATCAAGTAACACGTAAACGATATAAGGGTGAAAATAACCCCGATATTTTAGGGTATAATCCAACAAATCAAAGTTTCAAATCCTATACAGATTACAACGGTAAAGATTTTAATCCTACAGTTGATCGACAAGGTAATATTTACTTTATTTCGGATGAAAATAATGGACATTACAACCTATACACCTTCAGAAATGGCAAGAAGACAGCCTTAACTGAATTTACCTCCTCCATCAAGAAACCTTTTGTATCTGCAGATGGAAGCCAGGTTATTTTTGAAAAAGACTACCAACTTTTTGTGTTTGACACCAAGCTAAATCAAGTTCGCTCGCTTGATATCACATTAAACACGAATAAATCGATTGCTAAAGAACAAACCTTTAAAGTAGAAGACAATATTAGTTTCTTTGACCTTTCCCCTGATGGAAAAAAACTAGCCTTCGTTAGTCGAGGAGTTCTGTTTGTATCGGATATTGAAGGTAAGTTTATCCAATCGATCACTATGGGTACAGAACGAGTGATGGAAGTAAAATGGTTAAAAGACAATCAAACACTCTTATTTAGTCAAACGTACAACGGTTACCAAAACTGGTTTAAAATTGCAGCGAATGGAAAAGGAAAAGCAGAACAATTAACCCATGACACGCGTAATAATAGAGATTTGACGTTTAATCAAGAGCTTACCCAAGCGGTTTATACGAGTGGTCGAGATGAAATTCGCTTACTCGATTTACAAACGTTCACATCTAAAACGATTGTCAAGGATGAAATATGGGCTTTCCAAAGTGCTCCACCATCTTTTTCACCAGATGGAGCGTATGTGCTCTTTACTGCAAAACGAAATTTTGAGGATGATATCTTTATTCATAACATCAAAAAAAATGAAACCATCAACTTGACGAATACGGGAGTTTCAGAAACGAATCCTGTTTGGTCTCCGTCTGGAAAATACATATACTTCACTAGTGATCGCTTAAATCCTTCTTATCCGATGGGTATGCAAAATGCGAGTATCTATCGCTTAGCATTGGATTGGTATGCTGAACCATTTAAATCAGATGAGTTTGATCAATTATTTGTGGTCAAAAAAGAAGAAAAAGTCGAAAGCAAGAAGGGTAAAACAAAAGCAGCAGAAACACCTAAACCAGCCGTTGTAGTCAGCATCAATACACAAGATGTACTCGATCGCATTGAACTCGTTAGCGACAAATTTGGCAATCAATATACACCTGCTGTTTTCCAAGAGGATAAAAAAGAATATGTGTATTATTCTACCAATCAAGAAAATGGCAAATACACTTTATATCGCAAGATTTATGAGCAGTTTGAAGACGCTAAAACAGAAAAAGTATGGAATAAAAGCGTGAGTCAACTGCAACGAAAAGACAAAACACTCTATGCACTAAGTGGTAGTAATATCTACAAATTTGCTTTAGAGAAGGGCACCCCAGAGAAAATCAACATCTCCTATTCCTTCACTAAAAACTTAGCGGAAGAATTTAGTCAGATGTTTGATGAAACTTGGGCAGGTGTAGAAGAGAACTTCTACGATGAAACCTTCCATGGTTTAGATTGGAAAGCTACAAAAACATATTTTGCCTCCTATATTCCCTACCTAAATAGTAGAAACGATCTTCGCATCTTACTAAATGATATGTTAGGTGAATTAGGGTCTTCTCACTTGGGCTTTACCTCAACAGGGGAAGAAGAAAAAACGAGATTACAATACAATACCGTAGAGACTGGAGTCATTTTCTCGGCATCAAATCCTTATGAAGTAGCGCGTGTACTACGCAAATCTCCTGCAGCAACAAAGGATATTACACTACAACAAGGTGATATATTGACGCATGTTAATGGGCAGAAAGTTGATTCCACAAAAAACCGTGATGCTTATTTTACGTTTGCTCCTACCCAAGAAGAAATTGAATTGACTTTCTTACGCGGTACAAAAGAAGTTACAGTAAAGCTACATCCCATCTCGTTTACTGCCCAAAAAGGTTTATTATACGATGAATGGATCTATCAAAATAAGCAACGTGTCAACGAATGGAGTACCAACAGAATTGCTTATAGTTACATGAAAAACATGGGATCTACGGAGTTAGATTCTTTCTTATTGGATATGGTAGAGCAAGAACACCACAAAGAAGGTGTCATCTTAGATCTTCGTTTCAATACAGGAGGAAATGTACACGATAAAGTGCTTAATTTCTTGGCACAACGTCCTTACTTACAATGGAAATATAGAGAGGGCAAACTCACGATGCAAAGTAATTTCAGTCCAAGTGGAAAACCGATTGTCTTACTAATCAACGAATTTTCACTTAGTGATGCGGAAATGACAGCAGCTGGTTTTAAAGCTTTAAAATTGGGTAAAATCATTGGTCAAGAAACCTATCGTTGGATTATTTTTACTTCTGGTAAATCGTTAGTCGACAATTCATTTTATCGCTTACCATCTTGGGGAACGTATACTTTAGAAGGAGATAATTTAGAAAAAACGGGAGTTGCACCTGATATTTATGTCAAAAATACGTTTATGGATCGACTTCAAGAGAAGGATCCACAGTTAGAACGTGCTGTACAAGAAATTTTACAGGATTTAAATCCAAAGAAATAA
- the proS gene encoding proline--tRNA ligase: MSKNITKRSEDYSKWYNELVVKADLAENSGVRGCMVIKPYGYAIWEKMQAELDKKFKETGHQNAYFPLFIPKSYFSKEASHVDGFAKECAVVTHYRLKTGEDGKTIEVDPEAKLEEELIVRPTSETIIWDTYRKWIESYRDLPILVNQWANVVRWEMRTRLFLRTAEFLWQEGHTAHATEKEAVAEAEQMLDVYADFAENFMAIPVVKGFKTENERFAGAIETYCIEALMQDGKALQAGTSHFLGQNFAKAFDVKFTSQEGKQEYVWATSWGVSTRLMGALVMTHSDDNGLVLPPNLAPIQVVIVPIHRTDEQLEEIREEVKKVTDQFKKLNISFKFDDRTTFKPGWKFNEYELKGVPLRVAIGPKDLENGTFEVARRDTFTKEIVAKDDIVTYVQDMLEEIQSNLFNKAKTYRDSHITEANSFEEFKDLLENKGGFISAHWDGTIETEEKIKDLTKATIRCIPIDRKEEDGICILTGAPSKGRVLFAKAY, translated from the coding sequence ATGAGCAAGAATATTACTAAGAGAAGTGAGGACTATTCGAAGTGGTACAATGAGCTTGTAGTAAAAGCTGATTTGGCCGAAAATTCGGGAGTTCGAGGATGTATGGTTATTAAGCCATATGGCTATGCTATTTGGGAGAAAATGCAAGCAGAGTTAGACAAGAAGTTCAAAGAGACTGGACATCAAAATGCGTATTTCCCCTTATTCATCCCCAAATCTTATTTTAGTAAGGAAGCTAGCCACGTAGATGGATTTGCAAAGGAATGTGCAGTAGTTACACATTATCGCTTAAAGACAGGAGAAGACGGAAAAACAATTGAAGTAGATCCAGAAGCAAAGTTAGAGGAAGAGTTAATCGTTCGTCCTACGTCAGAAACCATTATTTGGGATACGTATAGAAAGTGGATTGAATCATACCGTGACTTGCCTATTTTAGTGAATCAATGGGCTAACGTTGTACGTTGGGAGATGAGAACGCGTTTGTTCTTGAGAACGGCTGAGTTTTTATGGCAAGAAGGTCATACCGCACACGCAACAGAAAAAGAAGCAGTAGCAGAAGCAGAACAAATGCTAGATGTATATGCTGATTTTGCTGAGAATTTTATGGCTATTCCAGTTGTAAAAGGATTTAAAACAGAAAATGAGCGTTTTGCTGGTGCAATTGAAACATATTGTATTGAAGCGTTAATGCAAGATGGTAAAGCACTACAAGCAGGAACGTCACACTTTTTAGGGCAAAACTTTGCCAAAGCATTTGATGTGAAGTTTACAAGCCAAGAAGGAAAACAAGAATATGTATGGGCAACTTCATGGGGGGTAAGTACAAGATTAATGGGAGCATTAGTCATGACGCATTCCGATGATAATGGATTAGTTTTACCTCCAAACTTAGCGCCGATTCAAGTTGTAATTGTTCCGATTCACAGAACTGATGAGCAATTAGAAGAGATTCGCGAAGAAGTGAAGAAAGTAACGGATCAATTTAAAAAGCTGAATATTTCATTTAAGTTTGATGATCGTACGACATTCAAACCAGGATGGAAGTTTAATGAATATGAGTTGAAAGGTGTGCCATTGCGTGTTGCTATTGGGCCGAAAGACTTAGAAAATGGTACATTTGAGGTAGCGCGTCGCGATACATTTACAAAAGAGATTGTAGCAAAAGACGATATCGTTACGTATGTACAGGATATGTTGGAAGAAATCCAATCGAATTTATTTAATAAAGCAAAGACTTATAGAGATTCGCATATCACAGAAGCGAATTCTTTTGAGGAGTTCAAAGATTTATTAGAAAATAAAGGAGGATTTATTTCTGCGCATTGGGATGGTACAATTGAGACAGAAGAAAAGATTAAAGACCTTACAAAGGCTACAATTCGCTGTATTCCAATTGATAGAAAAGAAGAAGATGGAATTTGCATCCTAACAGGAGCGCCTTCTAAAGGAAGAGTGTTGTTTGCAAAAGCGTATTAG
- the rpsT gene encoding 30S ribosomal protein S20: MANHKSALKRIRSNEKKRVLNRYQHKTTRNAIKALRLIEDQKDAADKLPVVVAMIDKLAKKNIIHANKASNLKSKLTKHVAAL, translated from the coding sequence ATGGCAAATCATAAGTCAGCTTTAAAAAGAATTAGAAGTAACGAAAAAAAGAGAGTATTAAACAGATATCAGCATAAAACTACACGTAACGCGATCAAAGCTTTACGTTTGATTGAAGATCAAAAAGATGCTGCTGATAAATTACCTGTAGTTGTTGCAATGATTGATAAATTAGCAAAGAAAAATATCATTCATGCAAACAAAGCTTCTAATTTAAAATCTAAATTAACAAAACACGTTGCTGCTTTATAA
- a CDS encoding glycerophosphodiester phosphodiesterase: MKLRTPLLSLLCTVITSTTIAQETKTLRIGHRGAMGHITENTVESVVKAIDLHCDMIEIDVFKVKSGELVVFHDDTLDRITNAKGNIESYTLEELEDVLVGGKYKIPTLEEVIDVIGKKAVLNIELKGSNTAVDTHRIIHNFLQRGWTYDDFILSSFKWEELKIAHDLDADLPLAVLTEKKPEDAIEFALSIQAKAINPYHKMLNEDNTALIKKEKLKIFPWTVNDPKDIERMKKLKVDGIITNFPERI, encoded by the coding sequence ATGAAATTAAGAACGCCATTGTTATCCTTACTTTGTACTGTAATCACTTCTACCACAATCGCGCAAGAAACAAAAACACTGCGTATTGGACATCGAGGGGCTATGGGGCATATTACTGAGAACACGGTTGAATCTGTTGTAAAGGCCATCGATTTACACTGTGATATGATTGAGATTGACGTATTCAAAGTAAAAAGCGGAGAACTTGTTGTTTTTCACGATGATACACTTGATCGCATCACCAATGCGAAAGGGAATATTGAAAGTTATACCCTAGAGGAATTGGAAGATGTTTTAGTAGGCGGCAAATACAAAATTCCAACGTTAGAAGAGGTGATCGATGTTATAGGAAAAAAGGCCGTACTAAATATTGAACTAAAAGGAAGTAATACGGCGGTAGATACACATCGAATTATTCATAATTTCTTACAAAGAGGATGGACGTATGACGATTTTATTCTTTCTAGTTTTAAATGGGAAGAGTTGAAAATTGCACATGACTTAGATGCCGATTTACCACTCGCTGTATTAACAGAAAAAAAACCAGAAGATGCTATTGAGTTTGCGTTAAGCATTCAAGCCAAAGCTATTAATCCTTATCACAAAATGCTCAATGAGGATAATACAGCTTTGATTAAAAAAGAAAAGCTAAAAATATTTCCATGGACTGTGAATGATCCAAAAGATATTGAACGCATGAAAAAATTAAAGGTAGATGGAATTATTACCAACTTCCCTGAACGAATTTAA
- the rimO gene encoding 30S ribosomal protein S12 methylthiotransferase RimO, with the protein MRTKSLKKNKINVVTLGCSKNLYDSEVLMGQLKASGKDVTHEATNEEANIIVINTCGFINNAKAESVNTILEYVDKKEQGVVDKVFVTGCLSERYRPDLEAEIPNVDQYFGTTDLPLLLKALGADYRHELLGERLTTTPKNYAYLKIAEGCDRPCSFCAIPIMRGKHISQPIEKLVKEAEGLAKNGVKELILIAQDLTYYGLDLYKKRNLAELLENLTKVEGIEWIRLHYAFPTGFPMDVLELMKREPKICNYIDIPLQHISDNILKSMRRGTTQAKTTKLLNEFRAAVPGMAIRTTLIVGYPGETEEDFQILKDWVQEMRFERLGCFAYSHEENTHAYSLEDDVPQEVKQERANEIMEIQAQISWELNQEKIGQTYRCIIDRKEGNHFIGRTEFDSPDVDNEVLIDATKHYLKIGEFATITIDEATEFDLYGSPAN; encoded by the coding sequence ATGAGAACTAAATCTTTAAAAAAGAACAAGATAAACGTTGTAACCCTAGGTTGCTCTAAAAACCTTTACGACAGTGAAGTGTTAATGGGACAATTAAAAGCTAGTGGGAAAGACGTTACACACGAAGCGACAAACGAGGAAGCGAATATCATTGTAATCAACACTTGTGGTTTTATCAACAATGCAAAAGCAGAATCAGTTAATACTATTTTAGAATACGTAGATAAAAAAGAACAAGGGGTTGTTGATAAAGTTTTTGTAACAGGATGTTTATCTGAGCGATACAGACCTGATTTAGAAGCTGAAATTCCAAATGTAGATCAATACTTCGGAACCACAGATTTACCTCTTCTTTTGAAAGCTTTAGGTGCTGATTACCGCCATGAGCTTTTAGGTGAGCGTTTAACAACAACACCTAAGAACTATGCCTATTTAAAAATTGCAGAAGGATGTGACCGTCCTTGTAGTTTCTGTGCAATTCCTATTATGCGTGGAAAACACATTTCTCAACCTATTGAAAAATTGGTCAAAGAAGCGGAAGGACTAGCTAAAAATGGCGTAAAAGAATTAATTCTTATTGCTCAAGATTTAACGTACTACGGACTAGATTTATATAAAAAGAGAAACTTAGCAGAGTTACTAGAAAACTTAACAAAAGTAGAAGGTATCGAATGGATTCGCCTACACTATGCTTTCCCTACAGGTTTCCCAATGGATGTATTAGAATTAATGAAGCGCGAGCCTAAAATTTGTAATTACATTGATATCCCGTTACAACATATTTCAGATAATATCTTGAAATCGATGCGTCGTGGAACAACACAAGCAAAGACAACAAAATTGTTAAATGAGTTTAGAGCTGCTGTACCAGGAATGGCTATTCGTACAACTTTAATTGTTGGATATCCAGGAGAAACAGAAGAAGATTTCCAAATCTTGAAAGATTGGGTACAAGAAATGCGTTTTGAGCGTTTAGGTTGTTTTGCCTATTCTCATGAAGAAAACACCCATGCTTACTCTTTAGAAGATGACGTTCCTCAGGAAGTAAAACAAGAAAGAGCAAACGAAATCATGGAGATTCAAGCTCAAATTTCGTGGGAATTAAACCAGGAAAAAATTGGACAAACTTACCGTTGTATCATCGACAGAAAAGAAGGAAATCACTTCATTGGTCGTACGGAATTTGACAGCCCAGATGTTGATAACGAAGTTTTAATTGACGCAACTAAGCACTACCTAAAAATTGGAGAATTTGCTACCATCACTATTGATGAAGCAACAGAATTCGATTTATACGGAAGCCCTGCAAACTAA
- a CDS encoding OmpP1/FadL family transporter: MYINKFIFGLSASLLTIGAIQAQEINPLDISRYSESDMNGTARFKGMSGAFGAVGGDLSALKINPAGSAIFNYNQASFSLSLANKKNKTNYLNNSESKNYTGLDVGQLGAVFVFNSNDAQATMRKFAVGVNYESTKNLNNDYRIMGTGQTNSLGEYFYQLANGYQVPHRVLVPGNNQNQDYINAGYIANYPGQQTYLAHETFILNKGSKDGEYEANFGTNQDTYTQGKYVSTDGYNSKFSGNFSAQLGDRIFVGANLNLHLFDYKQTSDAVEINRSDLPAGMVKSITYTNQLYTYGTGFSFNLGVIGQITDELRAGVAYESPTWYSLRDEITQGVATTVVGDAKAYAVYPAVTNIFERYNLKTPAKYTGSLAYVFNKRGLISVDYSIKDYSNNQFRPKNDGGYSIMNDFYSTEMKTASEFRIGGEYRIKQVSLRGGYRFEESPYKNIKYMGDLNSFSAGIGYEFGDSRLDLAYSHTARSYTTNVLDMTVNNLYDNATWKMKENWVTLSYVINF; encoded by the coding sequence ATGTATATAAATAAATTTATTTTTGGATTAAGCGCTTCACTTTTGACAATTGGAGCGATACAGGCACAAGAAATAAACCCGTTAGATATTTCGAGATATTCGGAATCAGACATGAACGGTACAGCTCGTTTCAAAGGAATGAGTGGAGCATTCGGTGCAGTTGGAGGAGATTTATCTGCCCTTAAGATTAACCCTGCAGGAAGTGCTATATTCAACTATAACCAAGCTTCTTTCAGTCTATCATTGGCTAATAAGAAGAATAAAACAAATTACCTGAACAACAGCGAGTCCAAAAACTATACAGGACTTGATGTAGGTCAGTTGGGTGCTGTTTTCGTTTTTAATTCCAATGATGCTCAAGCAACAATGAGAAAATTTGCTGTTGGAGTAAACTATGAAAGTACTAAAAACCTGAACAACGATTACCGCATCATGGGAACAGGGCAAACAAACTCTTTAGGCGAGTACTTTTATCAATTAGCCAATGGATATCAAGTTCCGCATCGTGTATTAGTACCTGGAAACAACCAAAATCAGGATTATATTAATGCGGGGTATATTGCCAACTATCCTGGACAACAAACCTATTTAGCTCATGAAACATTCATCTTGAATAAAGGAAGTAAAGATGGTGAGTATGAGGCTAATTTCGGAACAAACCAAGATACCTATACTCAAGGAAAATATGTAAGTACTGACGGATACAACAGTAAGTTCTCAGGTAACTTTTCAGCACAATTAGGGGATCGTATCTTTGTGGGAGCCAATTTAAATTTGCACCTATTTGATTACAAACAAACCTCAGATGCTGTGGAAATCAACCGCAGTGACTTACCTGCTGGAATGGTAAAATCTATTACGTATACCAATCAACTTTACACCTATGGTACTGGATTCTCTTTTAATTTAGGGGTAATTGGTCAGATTACGGATGAATTAAGAGCGGGGGTTGCTTATGAATCTCCTACTTGGTATAGCCTACGTGATGAAATTACACAGGGAGTTGCTACAACTGTAGTTGGGGATGCTAAAGCCTATGCTGTTTATCCTGCAGTGACTAATATTTTTGAACGCTATAATTTAAAAACTCCAGCAAAATACACTGGAAGTTTAGCTTATGTCTTCAATAAAAGAGGGTTAATTAGTGTAGACTATAGTATAAAAGATTATAGCAACAATCAATTCAGACCTAAAAATGACGGTGGTTATAGCATCATGAATGATTTCTATAGCACTGAAATGAAAACAGCGAGTGAATTCCGCATTGGTGGAGAATACAGAATCAAACAAGTAAGTCTTCGTGGAGGATATCGATTTGAGGAAAGTCCATATAAAAACATCAAATATATGGGAGACTTAAACAGTTTTTCAGCAGGTATTGGTTATGAATTTGGAGATTCAAGATTAGACTTAGCGTACTCACACACTGCTCGTTCATATACTACCAATGTACTAGATATGACAGTAAATAACTTATATGATAATGCGACTTGGAAAATGAAAGAAAATTGGGTAACCTTATCTTATGTCATCAATTTCTAA